A segment of the Leptolyngbya sp. NIES-3755 genome:
GATCTTTTCCAGAGAATGCACCGCCACCGTGACGAGAGTATCCACCGTAAGTATCAACAATGATTTTCCGTCCGGTCAGACCCGAATCTCCTTGAGGTCCACCGATCACAAATTTTCCAGTTGGGTTGACTAAGAAACGAGTTTCGCTGTCGGGTTTGATGTCGATGTCTGCGAAACAAGGCTCAACAACAAGCGACCAGAGATCTGATTTGATTTTTTCTTGAATCGCAGCATCATCGGAAATATCGCCGATCGTTGCGGTGTGCTGAGTCGAAACCAAAATCGTATCAATTCCCACAGGTCGATCGTCTTCGTAGAGGACGGTGACTTGCGTTTTGCCATCCGGACGTAAGTAGGACAGTTGACCCGTTTTACGAACAGCAGCGAGTTTACGAGAAATCCGGTGAGCCAAACAGATTGGCAAAGGCATGAATTCAGGAGTTTCGTTGCAGGCAAAACCAAACATAATGCCTTGGTCGCCAGCCCCGATCGCGTCGAGCGCTTCTGAGCTAAGATGTTCGCGGCTTTCTTGAGCGGTATCAACGCCTTGAGCGATGTCCGGGGATTGTTCATCGAGCGCGACCATCACAGCACAGCTATTCGAGCTAAACCCGTTCTCTGCACCTGTATAGCCAATTTCAGCAATTTTCTTTCGAGCGAGATCGATGTAGTTGACGTTTGCTTTCGTGGTGATCTCACCTGTAATGAGAACCAATCCAGTGTTTACAACAACTTCTGCCGCCACCCGACTGCTCGGATCTTGGCTCAAAATCGCATCCAGAATCGTATCCGAAATCTGATCACAAATCTTGTCTGGGTGTCCTTCAGTGACGGACTCAGACGTGAAGAAATAACGACGGGACAAGGGCAATCTCCTTTAATCTCGTGAATTGACCTGTAACAGTTAGCTGCAATACAGTTGCCGGAATTATATCACTCGGCTTCCGGCGGCAACTTGAACGTCAGAGGGAGATTAAACCAAAGGATGATCTTTTTCTTCCATCTCACGAAAGGAATGCCGAGAATCGTCATGCTGATCTACGAACGGCATCCTAGCAATATTACTGAGGTAGAAACTATTTGCTCGACGACATCTTTATCGAGTCTTTGAAATTCAAGGCTTTATTTTGGTTTTAGCTTATTGTTCCGGATCATTCAGTTGATCACCGAGGAGTCGATCGAACTCTGTTTTCACCAGCCGATAACACTCACACGAGGCATTCTCTAGCCCTTGTCGATCGAGAATCCGAATTCGTCCGCGACTATACGTAATCAATCCCGCTTTTTGCAAAATTGCTGCGACGACGCTGACACTCGCACGACGAACACCAAGCATTTGAGACAGGAGTTCTTGAGTCAGAAAAAACTCATCGGTCGTGACTCGATCGTGACACATCAAAAGCCATCGACAGCAGCGCTCTTCTACCGAATGCAAGCGATTACAGGCAACCGTTTGAGAGAGTTGGCTAATCAGCGCTTGGGTATAGCACAAAAGCAATCCATAGAGTTGCGTTCCAGGTCTAACTTCCCGTCGAAAGGCATCCGCCCGCATTCGCATTCCATCTCCTGCGACTTGGGCAATCACTTGCAGAGAAACCTGCTCCACTCCGAGCAACAAGTGAATGCCTGCCATTCCTTCATTACCGAGCGTGGCTGCCTCGACCGTTTCCCCTTCTTCCGTGATTGTCACCATTGAAATCACACCATGATTGAGAAAATAGACATAATCGACAGGCTGATTCGGCTCGTACAGGACGAACTTAAACGGCAAAGTGACAAACTCCAAGTGTGGCGAAAGTCGATCGTACTCTTCCTGCAATAGAGCGCGGAGGAGCTTATTTTGAGTAGGACGAGAACGATTTTGAGGCATGAAAGCCAAGAGACCCAGGCGACACAAACCCACTCAGACCGAATCCGAATGCGGTTTCTAAGGTATAAGTCTTGTGTCACGGTTGTCTGTCCCTTACCGTACATAGGGTCTAGGGGGATTCGTCGAACGGTCGATCGAACTGCGATCGCAGAATTTGATAACACTCACACGCGGCGGATTCCAATCCAGCACGATCGAGCAGCGTAATTCGTCCGCGCTGATGATGAATGAGTCCCGCTCGTTCTAAGGTTGTAACGATTTCACCGATGCGATCGCGTCTTACCCCGACCATTCGCGCCAGTAAGTCTTGCGTCAATGACAGGTCTGGAGTGCCGACTCGATCTTGCAAGAGCAGCAACAAATAACAGCAGCGTTCTTGCGTCGAATGCAGATGAGTACAGGTGAGATTTTGAGCGATCTGATTCATCAGCGTTTGAACGTATCGCAGCAGAAAAGATTGCAGCGATCGGTTGACGCTGAGTTCAGCTTGCAAAGTTGTTGCCGAGATGCGGAGGGCAATTCCGGGAATCTGCACGATCGATCTCATGGGAATGCGTTCTGTGCCCAAAATCAGCGGAATGCCGATCATGCCCTCATTGCCAATGACAGCGGTTTCCACTTCACGTCCACCTTCCAGCAGATTCAAGTGGGCAATGACCGCTGTGGTGGGGAAATAGGCGTATTCGATCGCTTGATTCGGCTCATAAAGGATCTGTCCAAAGGTTAGCGTGACGGGTTCTAGTAGCGGAGTCAGACGCTCGTAATCGCCTGAAGGAAGCGCGGTTAGCAGTTGGTTTTTAGGCGGGGACATGGCTTGCAGGAGCCGCCGTAGACTGCTTGCCGAATGGCAAGAAACAGAATCGGTGAAATCTCTGGTCATGGGTTAAGGCTCAACAAGAGACGCACGAACGGTCGCCCAGATGATTTATCCAGATCAGAGCGTTTTGCGCCTGTTGTTTACAAAAAAATGCTTCAGCGGATCTGCCCGTTATCGTACCGCAATCGCCCTGCCCAAACGCTCTATAGATGGGAAGAATTGGAGTTTGCAGGGGAATTTGCTCCTCTGTCTTTTGGTAGTGATTGAGACCTTCACGAAGCGGATTGCGGAATTAGCTCAGTAATGGTGCGGTAGAGCAGGTCGAGATCGATCGGTTTGGGTAAATGTCTCTGAAATCCAGCAGCAAAGGCTTGTTTACGTTCGTCTTCGTCTGCTGAACCTGTGACCGCGATCGCAGGAATTGTAATGGAGCGCGATCGGAGTTCCTGCAAAAAACTAAACCCGTCTGCATCAGGCATCCGTATATCGCTGATGAGCAAATCAGGTCGCCAATCAGACAAGGCTGCAAAGGCAGATCCAACATCTTCCGTCGCAACCACTTCTGCTCCTTCGGCTTCAAGGGCGACGATCATCATGTCACGAGAATCTTGATCGTCTTCAACCAGTAAAATTCGCAAACCTTGCAGAGCCAGAGCTTCCATACCAATATTTGACGCAATAAGGGGAACCCACAAAAGAGAAAGAGCCAAAGTCCAATGGAGTAAGGCGATCTTGCTGCCGTCTGATAAACCCTATCGAGCTAGTCGAATTCTTGTCTGTACGGTTTCGTACACAGAGCTAAAATTCTGTCTATGGTTAGATGGAAAACCTAAAAGTAATCGAACTACGGAATTGCAACAATCACTACGGTGATATTGTCTCGACCTCCGTGATCTTTAGCCGCGTTAATTAAAGCGATGGCAGCTTTTTCACAAGCTCGAATCCCTTTTAAGTGAGTCGCAATAATCTGATCTGTGAGTTCTTCTGTGAGTCCATCGCTACACAGTAGTAAGCGATCGCCAGATTGTACGGAGAGCGATCGAATCTCAACCGTGTCCAAATCAGGTCGTCCTAAACACTGTGCTAAAACATGTCGCATCGGATGAACTCGTGCTTGATCGGGTGTCAGTTCGCCCAATCTCATTGCCCGCGCTACCCAGGTGTGATCCTCAGTGATTTGCTCTAATTTGGCTCCCCGCAAGCGATAAAGCCTTGAGTCGCCAATGTGCGTGTAAAGCGGTTGTTCATCACGGAAAATCACTGCCACCGCGGTCGTTCCCATGTCGGCTCGTTCTGGATTCATCCGCTGATCTTTCATGATCGCCTGATTCGCCTCTAACATCGCTTGTTCGAGTAGCGTTGCCGAATCGATATCGGTATCCCACTGCTGTGTGAGAAAGGCTTGCATCGTCTCGATCGCAATGCGACTGGCTTCCTGTCCACCAGCATGACCCCCCATGCCGTCTGCAACGATAAAAAATCGCTCATCTGGATCGACAGCATAAGCATCTTGGTTAACCGATCGGATCAATCCCGTATCAGTCATCCCAGCGGTAAAGAAGCGTTTCATGAGTGTTAAGCGAATCGGGGTAGACAGCGTTGAAGCCGAATTACATCTGCTTTAAATTCAATTATTCACATCTCACTCGAAATCACACCAGAATTTAAGGCATTCGATCGTATCGATCGAGTTTCATCATTAATCGAATCAATGCAATTCCACTCACTACAGCCGCGATCGCAACTATTCCGGCAACCCAAAAAAGTTGATTAACCAGCAAAATTGTCGAGGAAATTGTAAAAGCACAAGTGAGCAGGGTGTAATTCGTGCCCATATTCACGCCGCTCATTTTGCGAAGAATGCGATCGGTTTCTGTCGATCGAACTCTGACGCGCAAGTCTCCCCGCTCCAACTTATCCAAGGTGTCTTCAATTCGACGCGGCAACCCGAAGGCAGTACTACTGACTTGCACGGCTTGTCGGCTCAATTCGTTTAACAGTCCACCATCTGGGGAGTTTCCACTATTTGTCATAAGCTGCATTGCAAATGGTTTTGCAACCTCCATAAAGTTAAATTCTGGGTCTAGCCCTTTACCGACTCCTTCCAACGTCGAGAAGGCTCTCATCACAAAAGTGAATGTTGCTGGGAATCGGAACGGTTGATCATACGCGATTTCATACAAATCGTCACTGATCGCGTTCACAGATTGATCTTCAAACGGTTTGTCCATGAAGT
Coding sequences within it:
- a CDS encoding S-adenosylmethionine synthetase (similar to AA sequence:cyanobase_aa:LBDG_42450) yields the protein MSRRYFFTSESVTEGHPDKICDQISDTILDAILSQDPSSRVAAEVVVNTGLVLITGEITTKANVNYIDLARKKIAEIGYTGAENGFSSNSCAVMVALDEQSPDIAQGVDTAQESREHLSSEALDAIGAGDQGIMFGFACNETPEFMPLPICLAHRISRKLAAVRKTGQLSYLRPDGKTQVTVLYEDDRPVGIDTILVSTQHTATIGDISDDAAIQEKIKSDLWSLVVEPCFADIDIKPDSETRFLVNPTGKFVIGGPQGDSGLTGRKIIVDTYGGYSRHGGGAFSGKDPTKVDRSAAYAARYAAKNIVAAGLADKCEVQLSYAIGVARPVSIMIETFGTGKVSDDILLELVQKHFELRPAGIIQTFGLRTLPGDRGGRFYQDVAAYGHFGRPDLELPWEQTDKAALLKESVLSATAVS
- a CDS encoding cyclic nucleotide-binding protein (similar to AA sequence:cyanobase_aa:Npun_F2502), translated to MGLCRLGLLAFMPQNRSRPTQNKLLRALLQEEYDRLSPHLEFVTLPFKFVLYEPNQPVDYVYFLNHGVISMVTITEEGETVEAATLGNEGMAGIHLLLGVEQVSLQVIAQVAGDGMRMRADAFRREVRPGTQLYGLLLCYTQALISQLSQTVACNRLHSVEERCCRWLLMCHDRVTTDEFFLTQELLSQMLGVRRASVSVVAAILQKAGLITYSRGRIRILDRQGLENASCECYRLVKTEFDRLLGDQLNDPEQ
- a CDS encoding Crp/FNR family transcriptional regulator (similar to AA sequence:cyanobase_aa:Npun_F2501), coding for MTRDFTDSVSCHSASSLRRLLQAMSPPKNQLLTALPSGDYERLTPLLEPVTLTFGQILYEPNQAIEYAYFPTTAVIAHLNLLEGGREVETAVIGNEGMIGIPLILGTERIPMRSIVQIPGIALRISATTLQAELSVNRSLQSFLLRYVQTLMNQIAQNLTCTHLHSTQERCCYLLLLLQDRVGTPDLSLTQDLLARMVGVRRDRIGEIVTTLERAGLIHHQRGRITLLDRAGLESAACECYQILRSQFDRPFDESP
- a CDS encoding response regulator receiver protein (similar to AA sequence:cyanobase_aa:Npun_F2503), which codes for MEALALQGLRILLVEDDQDSRDMMIVALEAEGAEVVATEDVGSAFAALSDWRPDLLISDIRMPDADGFSFLQELRSRSITIPAIAVTGSADEDERKQAFAAGFQRHLPKPIDLDLLYRTITELIPQSAS
- a CDS encoding protein serine/threonine phosphatase (similar to AA sequence:cyanobase_aa:LBDG_42460), encoding MKRFFTAGMTDTGLIRSVNQDAYAVDPDERFFIVADGMGGHAGGQEASRIAIETMQAFLTQQWDTDIDSATLLEQAMLEANQAIMKDQRMNPERADMGTTAVAVIFRDEQPLYTHIGDSRLYRLRGAKLEQITEDHTWVARAMRLGELTPDQARVHPMRHVLAQCLGRPDLDTVEIRSLSVQSGDRLLLCSDGLTEELTDQIIATHLKGIRACEKAAIALINAAKDHGGRDNITVVIVAIP